The following proteins come from a genomic window of Candidozyma auris chromosome 4, complete sequence:
- the DSE1 gene encoding Dse1p, with protein sequence MDFYEPTLLFRQNAIKRPDSMSSSSSYYSSDNDSAATLPYQHSNKSRSSWLLNHSNASDTMILNKACSLDRVNIKSNYWKIPDNSMDLTALATSSVHSAAPLLAISSAQAENNLFIYELDAVNHYLTHHTTITLPNIHSLAWVPKHKSRFLVSGNNKGYAHLVSVPLPSSYTGESKEEEECAEIVKRFNHRKHLKSVNKDPSIHTHASTCISELGFTANDNLVSIYDNTLFVWNINDCEASARPSPVGISVIPGIKSFDTAPPLVNDPFTLALCGSFGISLFDFRSRGHNVPNSSLYAQGASRQLSANKLKWCPTNEYVMASAHQDGVVRLWDLRKQDTFASLTGHKGKTITALEWNDNDIFTGASDGNIVHWDLTRGLESTDDIATNADKLHTCSMKEGVSSVSFDTNKNSMVDIATERQCGTLLPASNNNIVAMCRVRDLEGNDSDCKVVTIDGSSFLGLHSKIYDAVSNVSSEKQFYTIEDINLMSREELSNATLINSDEDLIEPLHIQRKDTVHSKAPTETESVRTDDFHFDLGFNLDDVVSLHSVDSEPSKSTSSSSPNSSSSNNDSNYTLSTVATVIESPPSTLQKESSLMFLDQGLEKICMDFNSTNCYTAI encoded by the coding sequence ATGGACTTCTACGAACCCACACTTTTGTTCAGACAAAACGCAATCAAGAGACCCGACTCCATGTCTCTGCTGAGCTCATACTACAGTTCCGACAACGACTCTGCCGCCACGCTCCCATACCAACATTCCAACAAGTCAAGATCCCTGTGGCTCTTAAACCACTCCAACGCCTCAGACACAATGATCCTAAACAAGGCCTGTTCCTTGGATAGAGTCAACATCAAGCTGAACTACTGGAAGATTCCTGACAACAGCATGGACTTGACTGCTCTCGCAACCAGCAGTGTCCACTCAGCAGCCCCATTGTTGGCCATTTCCAGTGCCCAGGCTGAAAACAATCTCTTTATCTACGAGCTCGACGCCGTCAACCACTACTTAACCCACCACACTACCATCACCTTACCCAACATCCACAGTCTTGCGTGGGTGCCGAAGCACAAGTCCAGgtttcttgtttctggaAACAATAAGGGATACGCTCATCTTGTTTCGGTGCCTCTCCCGCTGTCGTACACCGGAGAATcgaaggaggaagaggagtGTGCCGAGATCGTCAAGCGGTTCAACCACCGCAAGCACCTCAAGTCGGTCAACAAGGATCCTTCTATTCATACCCACGCTAGCACATGCATCTCAGAGCTTGGCTTCACCGCCAACGACAATTTGGTCTCCATCTACGACAACACGTTGTTTGTGTGGAACATAAACGACTGTGAGGCGTCTGCAAGGCCTCTGCCTGTGGGAATCCTGGTGATTCCTGGCATCAAGAGCTTCGACACGGCTCCTCCTCTTGTAAACGACCCATTCACCTTGGCTCTCTGTGGGTCATTTGGTATCTCGCTTTTTGACTTCAGAAGCAGAGGCCACAATGTGCCCAACTCTTCACTATACGCCCAGGGTGCCTCAAGACAACTTTCTGccaacaagctcaagtgGTGCCCTACAAACGAATATGTGATGGCTTCAGCACACCAAGACGGAGTTGTCAGGCTCTGGGATCTTCGAAAGCAGGACACTTTCGCAAGCTTGACTGGGCACAAGGGCAAGACTATCACAGCACTTGAGTGGAACGACAACGACATCTTCACAGGAGCTAGTGATGGCAATATTGTCCACTGGGACTTGACAAGGGGACTAGAGTCTACAGACGACATTGCAACTAATGCAGACAAGCTCCACACCTGTTCCATGAAAGAGGGTGTGTCGAGTGTATCGTTTGacaccaacaagaactcCATGGTTGACATTGCCACAGAAAGACAGTGTGGTACGTTGCTTCCGGCCCtgaacaacaacattgTCGCCATGTGTCGAGTGAGAGACTTGGAGGGCAACGACTCTGACTGCAAAGTGGTAACCATCGATGGCTCGTCGTTTCTCGGGTTGCATTCGAAGATCTACGATGCTGTGTCAAACGTGAGTAGCGAAAAGCAGTTCTACACTATAGAGGATATCAACTTGATGCTGAGAGAGGAGTTGTCGAACGCTACGCTCATTAATTCCGATGAGGATTTGATTGAGCCTTTGCAcattcaaagaaaagacaCAGTTCACTCCAAGGCTCCTACTGAAACGGAGTCTGTGCGTACAGACGATTTCCACTTTGATCTTGGGTTCAACCTCGATGATGTCGTGTCTCTCCACTCAGTGGATTCCGAACCTAGCAAGTCCACCTCGAGCTCGTCGCCAAACTCCTCCTCCCTGAATAACGACTCCAACTACACACTCTCCACCGTTGCCACGGTGATCGAATCACCTCCACTGACGCTCCAGAAGGAGTCGCTGCTAATGTTCTTGGACCAAGGTCTCGAGAAGATTTGTATGGACTTTAACAGCACCAATTGTTACACGGCTATATAA